tatatatatatatatatatatatgtgtgtgtgtgtgtgtgtgtgttttcctAGATGTTAATCACCTCCCTTCCCTTCCACATCTTTAAAAGACCTAGGGGGGGTATTTTTACCCCCACATTGAGCCACGGCAGCCGGAATATCTCGGCCGTCGAATTGTGCGTGAATGGCTCGGATTATCTAGAAGGCTCggtaattttataaaaaaactccTGGAACTTTATCAAAATTAATATATAGTCCAGCCCACACTCAATTAATTTTATAGAAACCCCCTTGAACTTTACAAAAATAGTATTTGCTCAAGCCACCTCGCAAACAGTTTTACAGCAAACCCCTCGAGCTTTATAGAAATACAATTTGAGCCACGTCATGAGGCTCGGCAATTTTATAAAAACCCCCTTGAatttattaaaattaatatGTAGTCCAGTCCACACTCAGTTAATTTTATAGAAACCCCCTTGAGCTTGGCTGAAATAGAATTTGCTCAAGCCACCTCTCAAACAATTTTATGGTAACCCCCTCGAGCTTCATATAAATACAATTTTAATCAAGTCAACTCTCAGGTAGTTTTATGGAAACCACCGCTAACTTTGAATGAATGCCAGCAGTGCTGCCAATCTTACAAAACTCTCCCAAACTTTatcaaaattaaactatagTCCAACCACTCCTCCGACAATTTACTGACCCCCCAGCTTTTCATAAATACCATTTATTCAAGCCACCTCTCCAGCAATTTTCCGACAACTCTCTTAATCTAGCCACCTCTCTAGTAATTTTATGACAACCAACCCACGATTCATGCATTTTTTACAAACCCAAGCTCTACAGCAATTAACCCATACTCTACAGACTTTTACGAAAAAAGCCCTAAACTTTCTAAAAATGTACCCACAACtcgaaattttgcaaaaaaaaggcCCCCATATTCATGACAATCAACCCACAGCCCCTGCATTCTAACTAAATAATAATACACTAAAGTTTCTATAAATTAATCCATAGCATAACATTTTGCGAAAAACATTTACAGCCTTTGTACCAATCACTGGGCTACAGGTCATGGCGCGACAACGCCGCGCCAGTCTTTCTAGTTTAGTACCTAATTCAGTAGCACATGATAAGTATCAAGCCTGCCATCTGTAACCTGTTTGCATGCCGTTGTGAAGCATTCgcaaattaatatatatatatgataattGTGTTTAAGTTAACTAAGGTGATGTAGCTCAAATGGTAGAGCGCTCGCTTTGCATGCAAGAGGCACGGGGTTCGATACCCCGCATCTCCattcttttcttttaactttaatttTCCCTCCACCACAGCAGGAATACAAGCAGCTGTGTTGGGGGTGGTGTGTGTGGCTGAACCGCGTTGCGTGCGACCTTAGCTGACGCTGGTGTTTTTTGTGGAAGAGATTTTCCAAATTTTACCCAGGTGCCGATAAGGAAAAATCCTTGGGCTGCAGTTTGGTTAATCTGTGGCTGCAGCAGCACCATCACTCAGAATTCTAGCTGTAGCTGCTACCTTGTTAATTTTAACACTAGTATGAAAGATTTGCGTGAAACAAGTGACGTTGCAGCCAAAATAAACTATGGCAATCGCCAAACGGGCCCTACGTTTTGGAAAATTGGATGACTGATTCAATCTGGCGGCAGAACAAAACATCTGAACTCCCGAGTCCTGAGATAGTAAATCGGTACTACCTCAATGTAAATTTGGACGCGCAATGTAACGACCAGATTCTCCGTAATTTATTTCAAGTCGTCATACTTTTCTTGATGTAATTCGTGACGTACGTAAAGCCAGAAATAGCTTGAATTGCCAGTGTTATAATACGATTAATTAATGACGAGTCGACGATACTAATAGACAACGTATCCTGTGTgagatggggcccacctcatcgCCTTCCTACCGCCACTCGCAACCCGCATGCACGAGCACCTCTGTCTCAAGACGGCCTCCGCAGCCTCAGATAATACTCCCCTGCCGCAGACACTGCCACGCACATTCCCCCATGGCGGCAGCCACGGCCTCGCGCCCCCTCACGCCCCTCCTCCACCGGCACCACCCccgcagccggcggcgcgcgagcgCCGTCGTCGTTGCCGCCGCGAGCGCGCCGGACGCCGAGCCGACGGCCGCAGCCGGGGCGGCCGCGGggcaggagaagaagaagacggtgGACACGAGGATACACTGGTCCGACCCGGAGGAAGGGTGGATCGGTGGCAAGGCCAAGAAGGACGGCGCTGGCGGCCGTAGCAAGAACGAGCCGCTGGGAGGGAGGTTCGCCGACCTCATCAGCGCCGCTTCCGAGTCTCACTATCAGTTGAGTCCATTTCCTGTCCGGGCTACCTGAAACTCTCTGAATCGTGTTCAAATTTCCAGATCCAGTCAATCTCGTAGCCGTCAGTTGCTTCTTCGATTAAATTATGCACCAAAACTAGTGTTATTCAGCTCATACTTGTTCCTAATGGCGACTCCCATGTCTAAACTGCAAAATTAGCGAGTAATTAAGACCCGAGGATCTAGCATGACTTGATGTAAATTTTCAAAGGTTCCTGGGGATTGCTCCAGAGGCGGACATCGAGGAGATCAAGGCGGCGTACCGGCGGCTGTCCAAGGAGTACCACCCAGACACGACGACTCTGCCGCTCAAGGTGGCGTCGGAGAAGTTCATCCGCCTCCGGGAGGTGTACAACGTGCTGAGCAAGGAGGAAAGCCGGCGGTTCTACGACTGGACGCTGGCGCAGGAGGCCGAGAGCCGACGGCTGCAGCAGATGAGGTCCAGGCTCGAGGACCCCTACGAGCAGGACATACAGAACTACGAGTCCGTGCCAGACATGGTCGACCGACTCGGCGGCAGAAACATGAAGCTCAGCGACCAGGCCATGACCGCCCTCACCATCGAtttcgtcatcatcatcatctccgtCATCTGCATCATCTACGCCGTGTTCTTCAAGGAGCAGTACTGACAGCAGCGTATCAACAGCAGCAAGGTTGAAGGAGTGTACCATATACAGAACAATATTCCTAGGTAAATTAACTGATAATACCTCAAGACTGTCTTTACAGATGTTGTTCATATACAGTGTCATGATGTTATGTCAAATAGGGCAAGAGCAACAAATAATTCATGGTATTGTGTCAACAATCCTATATGTGTTTCCTCAACAAACAATAATTCCAGTATATAGGTCTCTGAGACAATCTTGGTTTATTGGATCAAAATTTCCAAACATTTGAAATCTGAAAAGAGGCAAAATCACCTCAAAAGACAACTGGTGCACATGCTGTACTCTCTAGTTATCTTTGGTTAAATAAGTGAGAAAAACTGGAGGTAATCTCCCATGGATCACATGAACCATTGAACCAATAGCATGGGTAGTGGGTATCTAATGTTTAACCTTCACACTCAATGATCTTGACAACAGAAGAATCACCAATCTTTTCAAAGATTATCACCCTGTCGAAAGGCTTCACTATGCCGACTGACCGACCATAGTTCAGTGCCAGTTTTATCCCATACTCTTCCTTTGTGAGCCCACCAGTTTCGGCCTAATAAAGAGTTTAAACTGACCGGGTAAGGTCTACGTTTTTTCACTTGTAGCTCTAACGTTAACAGTAAGTACTTCATACATACCTCATCAGTACTCCCCATCAAAGGGTACACGCCTCTCACTGCAAAACATTGCCTTGCCTGAAAGTGATTCAAAAATGGTCAAACAAAAGTTTGCAGATCCTGCTTCATGGTGAAGAAAAATACTATGTAAGTACCAAACTCAATAAAATCCAAGAGGTGCAAGCTAGTTACCTGAGTGGTTCCATAAGAACGCCACTTTGACGGATCAGACCCTTCACGTAGGAAGATAACTGCTAAAACTGGCATTGTCGGCCTGTACTtagaaactaatctgcacaacgTTAAGCATGAAATTATTCAATTGCTTCATATGACGCGAACTTGTGTAGTGAGGTGCTGATCTTAGAGTAAATATAGGGCACCTAGCAGCTCTCCCTGAGAATGTGAACACAACAATTGCAGCAGCTTTTACTTTAATCGCAGAACCAACCTAAGAAAAGCAACCAATTGTTGATCAGTAATATTCTAGATTAGAGAACCTCTATTTGTACATAATGAAAGATAGTATTTACCGCTGCTGATGCCACAGATTCCTCATGGGGCATCGGGTCACCAACATGCCACATTACTTTCTTGAATTGAAGTGGCTGGTTATACACAGTCTCAGCCTAGAAGATTTATAACTGATTAGTTAAATAATTTGGATGGTTCTACTAAAGTTTATTGTTATAAATAGGTAGAGACATACTTCTGCACATATTCTTCCCACAGTACTCACTGCATCAACAGGATAGAGCCCTCGAAGTGTCTCCGCACCGAGCAAAATACCATCAGTTCCTGGAATTTGATCAGCGTGAAAAATAAGCAAGGCATTCATTAAGTGGCCAAAATGTAGTAAATGTTAACTAACCATCTAGCACAGCATTCGCAACATCAGTGGCCTCTGCACGTGTAGGGCGTAGGTTGTCAATCATGCTGTCCACAACTCTAGTGACGATCACAGGTTTACCCTCTAGATTGCATTTATGAATAGCTGTCTTCTGGAACATGAAAACCTGATGCGTAAAGAGTACATGTGTCAGCAACTACATGCAGTCACAGCATTTATGTAAATTTTGAGCAGGAAAGCAAATGTTGCAGCAGTATTTCTTGGTCTTTCTTCAGCCTATAATAACAACCAAATAAGTAACTTGAACTGTAAAATGAT
This genomic interval from Panicum virgatum strain AP13 chromosome 8K, P.virgatum_v5, whole genome shotgun sequence contains the following:
- the LOC120644131 gene encoding NAD(P)H-quinone oxidoreductase subunit T, chloroplastic-like, which produces MAAATASRPLTPLLHRHHPRSRRRASAVVVAAASAPDAEPTAAAGAAAGQEKKKTVDTRIHWSDPEEGWIGGKAKKDGAGGRSKNEPLGGRFADLISAASESHYQFLGIAPEADIEEIKAAYRRLSKEYHPDTTTLPLKVASEKFIRLREVYNVLSKEESRRFYDWTLAQEAESRRLQQMRSRLEDPYEQDIQNYESVPDMVDRLGGRNMKLSDQAMTALTIDFVIIIISVICIIYAVFFKEQY